A single window of Nicotiana sylvestris chromosome 3, ASM39365v2, whole genome shotgun sequence DNA harbors:
- the LOC138888599 gene encoding uncharacterized protein has product MVEGSRKWHEKLPFALLGYRTTVRTSVGATPYSLVYGTEVVIPAEVEIPSLRIVAEAKIEDDEWVKTRLKQLSLIDEKRLAAVCHGQLYQKRMARAYNKNVRPKSLKWVSKY; this is encoded by the coding sequence atggtggaaggctccaggaaatggcatgaaaagttaccatttgcgttgctagGTTATCgtactactgttcgcacttcagtaggtgcaactccttattcgttggtatatggcactgaagtagtgatacctgcggaagttgaaatcccgtcccttcggattgttgctgaggccAAGATTgaggatgatgagtgggtcaaaacccgtttgaaGCAgttaagtttgatcgatgagaaaagattggcagcagtgtgtcatgggcagttatatcaaaaaagaatggcaagagcgtacaacaaaaATGTGCGCCccaaaagtttgaagtgggtcagcaagtattaa